One genomic region from Arthrobacter pigmenti encodes:
- a CDS encoding PfkB family carbohydrate kinase, which translates to MSVVVVGSANLDFVYHVDRIPAPGETLLAARSAQYPGGKGNNQAIAAARAGAQTSFIGSLGNDASAAILRRELKLATVKAHLRTQDGPTGTALVTLDGAGTNTIIVNAGANGDFADLTSAELDAIRIADVLLMQLEIPMETVLDAARAGHEAGCTVILNAAPVRELPAQLLPELDVLIVNEHEALILAGLADTTVRSAPNHAALELLRSVPAVVVTLGENGLLVARRGAETVHLPAFAARAIDTTGAGDTFCGAFAAALSEGTDVLHAARFAACAAALSVQREGAVPSIPDRAEIESHLHRHESTD; encoded by the coding sequence GTGAGCGTCGTCGTCGTAGGAAGCGCCAACCTGGATTTCGTGTACCACGTTGACCGCATTCCCGCACCAGGGGAAACCTTATTGGCAGCGCGTTCAGCGCAGTACCCGGGCGGGAAAGGCAATAACCAGGCGATCGCGGCAGCCAGGGCGGGCGCCCAAACATCCTTCATCGGTTCCCTCGGCAATGACGCCAGCGCGGCAATTCTGAGGCGTGAGCTGAAACTTGCGACCGTCAAGGCTCATCTTCGGACGCAGGACGGCCCTACCGGCACCGCCCTCGTCACGCTGGATGGCGCCGGTACCAACACCATCATCGTGAATGCGGGGGCTAACGGTGATTTCGCCGACCTGACGTCGGCTGAACTGGATGCCATTCGGATTGCTGACGTGTTGCTGATGCAACTGGAAATCCCGATGGAGACCGTACTGGACGCTGCACGGGCGGGTCATGAGGCCGGCTGTACCGTGATCCTCAATGCCGCCCCGGTCCGGGAGCTTCCGGCGCAGCTATTGCCGGAACTGGACGTGCTGATCGTCAACGAACATGAGGCACTGATCCTGGCCGGCCTCGCCGACACAACCGTCAGGTCCGCCCCAAACCACGCTGCGCTTGAACTCCTGCGGAGTGTGCCGGCCGTCGTTGTAACTCTTGGTGAAAATGGGCTTCTGGTTGCACGCCGGGGCGCCGAAACCGTGCACTTACCAGCGTTTGCCGCACGCGCCATCGACACCACTGGAGCTGGTGACACCTTCTGCGGTGCTTTTGCGGCAGCTCTTTCCGAGGGAACCGACGTCCTACACGCAGCGCGATTCGCTGCCTGCGCAGCTGCCTTATCCGTGCAAAGGGAAGGCGCAGTGCCTTCCATACCTGACCGAGCAGAGATTGAGAGCCATCTTCATCGCCATGAATCAACTGACTGA
- a CDS encoding LacI family DNA-binding transcriptional regulator — translation MTEPKRPTLRDVAQAAGLSKAATSYALRGLRGSEKTVARVRAIADELGWSADPVARALAGGRTGNVAILGSLGDLWRQGLAMMLSQALHERGMFSAIIDVDTSPKRESEVLASLAAQRLDAAIVLPVDPSAEYWVEVPERIRLISIGDALTLRPDARCVLFDNEYGIGTALGHLAEAGHRLIGLLVPSLPSTPGRPAQLLVEKLGAEMGLSVAVESSRSSVAGASEAASALLTRSRRPTALLCLGDSLAFGAYSAAQSLGISIPGDVSILGFDDSELAPLVSPQLSTFGWDERAIVAAAIQGVADDDGPASTMFRPEFIVRGSTGTAPTP, via the coding sequence ATGACGGAGCCCAAGCGGCCCACCCTCCGCGATGTCGCCCAGGCCGCAGGCCTGTCGAAGGCGGCCACGTCCTACGCACTGCGCGGTCTGCGCGGCTCGGAGAAGACAGTTGCGCGCGTTCGTGCCATCGCAGATGAGCTGGGCTGGTCCGCGGACCCGGTTGCCCGCGCACTTGCGGGCGGCCGTACGGGGAACGTGGCGATCCTCGGCTCCCTGGGTGATCTGTGGCGGCAGGGACTCGCGATGATGCTGTCCCAGGCGCTGCACGAGCGCGGCATGTTCTCGGCAATTATCGACGTCGACACCTCGCCGAAGCGTGAAAGCGAAGTCCTCGCCTCGCTGGCTGCACAGCGGCTGGACGCCGCTATCGTGCTTCCGGTGGACCCGTCAGCCGAGTACTGGGTGGAGGTTCCGGAACGCATTCGCCTGATCTCGATCGGTGACGCGCTCACGCTGCGGCCGGATGCCAGGTGTGTGCTGTTCGACAACGAGTACGGAATCGGAACCGCGCTTGGGCATCTCGCGGAGGCCGGGCATCGCTTGATTGGGCTGCTGGTGCCGTCGCTGCCTTCCACGCCGGGCAGGCCGGCCCAGCTGCTGGTTGAGAAGCTCGGTGCGGAAATGGGGCTCAGTGTGGCGGTGGAATCCTCGAGGTCTTCGGTGGCCGGGGCATCGGAGGCAGCATCTGCTCTTCTGACCCGTTCCCGGCGTCCGACGGCGCTGCTCTGCCTGGGCGATTCCCTTGCCTTTGGCGCTTACAGCGCTGCGCAGTCGCTCGGCATTTCCATTCCGGGTGACGTGTCGATCCTGGGATTCGACGACAGCGAACTTGCGCCGCTCGTGAGCCCGCAGTTGAGCACCTTCGGGTGGGATGAGCGGGCGATCGTCGCCGCTGCGATTCAGGGAGTGGCCGACGACGACGGCCCTGCGTCCACCATGTTCCGCCCGGAGTTCATTGTGCGCGGATCCACGGGAACAGCCCCGACTCCCTGA
- a CDS encoding CaiB/BaiF CoA transferase family protein: MSRSPAGPLTDIRVLDVSTLFAGPLAATFLGDFGADVIKVEHPTKPDAARGHGPAREGVNLWWKTLGRNKRAVTLNLGTDQGAELLLRLVAEADVLIENFRPGTLERWNLAPERLHEVNPRLVIARVTAFGQFGPYAARPGFGSLAEAMSGFAALTGESDGPPTLPPFGLADGIAALATSYAVMVGLHNASRSGEGQVVDMAIIEPILMLLGGQITAYDQLGHIQPRVGNRSVNNAPRNVYRTGDGEWVAVSTSSQSIAERVLHLVGRSDLTEQSWFGSGHTRAQHADELDDAVASWIGQRPTAVVLAEFERAHAAVAPVYDVQGVMTDPQYAALGTVQRVEDDQLGEIKMQNVLFRMSGTPGSIRWPGRSHGQDTDAVLKEIGVTAEQLAALRERGVV; this comes from the coding sequence ATGAGCCGTTCCCCTGCCGGACCGCTGACGGACATCCGGGTGCTGGATGTCTCCACTCTGTTCGCCGGTCCGCTGGCGGCAACGTTCCTGGGGGACTTCGGAGCCGACGTCATCAAGGTGGAACATCCCACCAAGCCGGACGCGGCCCGAGGACACGGTCCCGCCAGGGAGGGTGTGAACCTCTGGTGGAAAACGCTGGGACGGAACAAGCGTGCGGTGACGCTGAACCTCGGGACGGACCAGGGTGCTGAGCTACTGCTGAGGCTCGTAGCCGAAGCGGACGTTCTGATCGAGAACTTTCGGCCAGGGACGCTGGAACGGTGGAATCTGGCTCCCGAGCGGCTGCATGAAGTAAATCCTCGTCTGGTCATCGCCCGTGTGACCGCGTTCGGCCAGTTCGGACCGTATGCTGCCCGGCCGGGGTTCGGCTCACTTGCCGAGGCAATGAGCGGTTTCGCGGCTCTGACCGGGGAATCGGACGGACCGCCGACGCTGCCTCCATTCGGACTGGCCGACGGAATCGCCGCCCTTGCCACGAGCTACGCGGTGATGGTGGGGCTTCACAATGCGTCCCGGTCCGGTGAGGGCCAGGTGGTCGATATGGCGATCATCGAGCCGATCCTCATGCTGCTGGGCGGGCAGATCACAGCCTATGACCAATTAGGGCACATCCAACCGCGGGTGGGTAACCGTTCGGTCAACAATGCGCCGCGAAACGTGTACCGCACCGGGGACGGCGAATGGGTTGCCGTTTCCACCAGTTCGCAGTCCATCGCCGAGCGGGTGTTACATCTGGTGGGCCGAAGCGACCTCACCGAACAATCCTGGTTCGGATCAGGCCACACCCGTGCCCAGCATGCGGATGAGCTCGACGACGCCGTCGCCTCCTGGATCGGCCAGCGTCCCACCGCGGTGGTATTGGCCGAGTTTGAACGCGCGCATGCGGCCGTTGCGCCCGTGTATGACGTCCAAGGGGTAATGACCGACCCACAGTATGCCGCGCTCGGGACCGTTCAGCGTGTTGAGGATGATCAGTTGGGTGAGATCAAGATGCAGAACGTTCTCTTCCGGATGAGCGGGACGCCGGGCAGCATCCGGTGGCCTGGCCGCTCTCACGGTCAGGACACCGACGCCGTACTCAAGGAAATCGGCGTTACCGCTGAACAGCTGGCGGCACTGCGGGAACGAGGTGTTGTGTGA
- a CDS encoding D-alanine--D-alanine ligase, which translates to MRRRTVTSSGKPRVLVLFGGRSSEHSVSCVTAAGVLDAIDRNKYDVVPVGIAKNGQWSLVSSDPAQWSLRSSVLPEVPASPESVVLATATGEGQAQELVATSSDRMPRSLGEVDVVLPLLHGPFGEDGTLQGMLEMADVRYVGAGVLASAVGMDKHYMKVVFASAGLTVGPYEVITDREWSRDRSVSLERASRLGFPVFVKPARAGSSMGITRATSPAELETAVEAAREFDPKVIVEAGIVGREIEVAVLQGRSTNDPRTSLPGEIAVQPGEHEWYDFEAKYVDGSAAELSCPADLPPDVTERVRELAARAFDALGTEGLSRVDFFYTPAGELIINEINTMPGFTPISMYPQMWAKSGLTYTELIDELIALALERKTGLR; encoded by the coding sequence ATCCGAAGGCGAACTGTGACTTCTTCTGGCAAGCCCCGTGTCCTCGTGCTGTTCGGCGGGCGCTCGAGCGAGCATTCGGTCAGTTGTGTGACGGCCGCTGGCGTCCTCGACGCGATCGACAGGAACAAGTACGACGTCGTCCCCGTCGGTATCGCGAAGAACGGCCAGTGGTCGCTGGTTTCCTCGGATCCGGCGCAGTGGTCGCTGCGCTCCTCGGTGCTGCCGGAGGTGCCCGCCTCACCCGAGTCGGTGGTGCTCGCAACGGCAACCGGTGAGGGCCAGGCGCAGGAACTCGTGGCCACCTCGTCCGACCGGATGCCGCGGAGCCTGGGTGAGGTCGACGTTGTTCTGCCGTTGCTGCACGGTCCGTTCGGTGAGGACGGCACGCTGCAGGGCATGCTGGAGATGGCCGATGTGCGGTACGTTGGCGCGGGTGTGCTCGCGTCCGCCGTCGGAATGGACAAGCACTACATGAAGGTGGTGTTTGCCTCGGCGGGGCTGACTGTCGGTCCCTACGAGGTGATTACCGACCGCGAGTGGTCTCGTGACCGGTCGGTAAGCCTGGAGCGGGCCTCGCGGCTCGGCTTCCCGGTGTTCGTGAAGCCTGCGCGTGCCGGCTCCTCGATGGGTATAACGCGCGCAACCTCCCCGGCGGAGCTGGAGACCGCCGTGGAGGCTGCGCGCGAGTTCGATCCAAAGGTCATTGTCGAGGCCGGGATTGTTGGCCGGGAGATTGAAGTGGCAGTCCTGCAGGGCCGCAGCACCAATGACCCGCGTACCAGTCTCCCGGGCGAGATTGCCGTGCAGCCGGGGGAGCATGAGTGGTATGACTTCGAGGCCAAGTATGTGGACGGGTCCGCTGCCGAGCTGAGCTGCCCTGCGGACCTGCCCCCGGATGTGACCGAGCGGGTTCGTGAACTCGCTGCCCGGGCGTTCGATGCCCTCGGAACGGAGGGCCTTTCGCGCGTGGACTTCTTCTACACGCCGGCGGGCGAGCTGATCATCAACGAGATCAACACCATGCCCGGCTTCACCCCGATCAGCATGTACCCGCAAATGTGGGCGAAGTCGGGGCTGACTTACACGGAGCTGATCGATGAGCTGATTGCTCTCGCCCTCGAGCGCAAGACCGGCCTCCGCTAG
- a CDS encoding formylglycine-generating enzyme family protein, whose translation MNQLTDPDEAATNSFDPLVARPIDLPTQLPLGGPIDPAIGDIAKIFAAPDDPAEWPQWRAALMQWRVEARERLHYQGGRYDDDRLRWAAHCYNVALAWLWDERLFDHSTQRFTVQSYLEGCSTYGRVNGVVLWHAYPVIGIDDRNQFDFYRLVPGVQEVVSEFQAAGVRVFINYNPWDTGTRRADGDDPAELAALVEELGVDGVFLDTMKEGGTELIAALAEKGQVLEGESRIQLSRVEDHQLSWAQWFADSAAPGVLRAHWYEQRHMMHSTRRWNRDHSAELQTSFMNGTGMLIWDTVFGVWVGWNQRDRATLRAMSRIQKVLGPVFSEGEWTPLVDAVPEAIAAGVYVSRFERGREVLWTVINRAQAPYSGQVLTADALEDRRVVDLLGRGSTEAGIVTIPARGIAALYAHDGAAPDWLDSFLSYAETNAGDLTADDAFEQLPQRRVDPPASGNPPSSDAVALTEGIHKLTVEYRRRETGLYFDAPYVEEWKPLPPRLHDDRQETFSVTIGRVAVAATEVTRAEFARFVTETGYQPLHQNRFMDWDDQHDDAPATYVGLTDARAYARWAGARLPTEHEWQLASTESSFARLKPWVWNWTESEHTDTVTRFVILKGGSDYAPEGSDWYFDGGRRSGAFSAKLLLAGAGMERSPFIGFRLAWDGPR comes from the coding sequence ATGAATCAACTGACTGATCCTGACGAAGCCGCCACCAATTCCTTCGATCCGTTGGTGGCGCGGCCGATTGATTTGCCCACTCAGCTTCCCCTGGGCGGACCAATCGATCCGGCGATCGGCGACATCGCCAAGATCTTCGCGGCTCCGGATGACCCGGCAGAGTGGCCACAGTGGCGGGCCGCGCTGATGCAGTGGCGAGTTGAAGCCCGTGAGCGGCTGCACTATCAGGGAGGTCGTTACGACGACGACCGGTTGCGCTGGGCGGCCCACTGCTACAACGTGGCGTTGGCGTGGTTGTGGGATGAACGGCTCTTCGATCACAGCACTCAGCGGTTCACTGTGCAGTCTTACCTGGAAGGGTGTTCTACATACGGTCGAGTCAACGGCGTTGTGCTCTGGCACGCCTACCCGGTAATCGGGATCGACGACCGAAACCAGTTCGACTTCTACCGCCTTGTTCCCGGCGTGCAGGAAGTCGTCTCCGAGTTCCAAGCTGCAGGTGTGCGGGTATTCATAAACTACAACCCGTGGGACACCGGCACCCGCCGTGCGGACGGCGATGACCCTGCGGAACTGGCTGCGCTGGTTGAGGAGTTGGGGGTGGACGGTGTCTTCCTCGACACCATGAAGGAAGGCGGCACCGAACTGATCGCCGCACTTGCCGAGAAGGGGCAGGTACTTGAGGGAGAATCGCGGATTCAATTGAGCCGGGTCGAGGACCACCAGCTGAGCTGGGCGCAGTGGTTCGCCGATTCGGCTGCCCCTGGAGTGCTGCGCGCCCACTGGTACGAACAGCGCCACATGATGCACTCGACCCGCCGGTGGAACCGGGACCACAGTGCCGAGCTGCAGACCAGTTTCATGAACGGCACAGGCATGCTGATATGGGATACCGTCTTTGGCGTCTGGGTTGGATGGAACCAGCGCGATCGGGCCACCTTGCGGGCAATGTCGCGGATTCAGAAGGTTCTTGGCCCGGTGTTTTCGGAGGGCGAGTGGACGCCGCTGGTCGATGCAGTTCCGGAAGCCATTGCCGCTGGCGTGTATGTTTCGCGGTTCGAACGCGGGCGGGAGGTGCTCTGGACAGTCATCAACCGGGCGCAGGCGCCTTACTCCGGCCAGGTACTCACCGCGGATGCCTTGGAGGACCGGAGGGTGGTTGATCTGCTCGGCCGGGGTTCCACGGAGGCCGGGATCGTGACCATCCCTGCCCGCGGCATCGCGGCACTTTACGCGCACGACGGCGCCGCTCCTGACTGGCTCGACTCCTTTCTCTCGTATGCGGAGACCAACGCAGGCGACCTCACCGCTGACGACGCATTCGAGCAATTACCCCAGCGCCGGGTTGATCCTCCAGCCTCCGGCAACCCGCCGTCGTCGGACGCTGTGGCCCTGACTGAGGGCATCCACAAGCTCACGGTCGAGTACCGACGGCGCGAGACCGGCCTGTACTTCGACGCACCATACGTGGAGGAATGGAAGCCTCTGCCTCCCCGGCTGCACGACGACCGGCAGGAAACCTTCAGCGTCACCATCGGCCGTGTGGCGGTTGCCGCCACTGAGGTAACGCGTGCGGAATTCGCCCGGTTCGTAACCGAGACCGGGTATCAGCCCTTACATCAAAATCGCTTCATGGATTGGGATGACCAGCACGACGACGCTCCCGCGACCTATGTTGGGCTCACCGACGCCCGCGCGTACGCACGGTGGGCCGGCGCACGGCTCCCAACCGAGCACGAGTGGCAACTGGCATCCACGGAAAGCAGTTTCGCCCGGCTGAAGCCGTGGGTCTGGAACTGGACCGAAAGCGAGCATACGGACACTGTGACGAGGTTCGTCATCCTCAAGGGCGGCAGCGACTACGCGCCGGAGGGTTCGGACTGGTATTTCGACGGCGGCCGACGGTCGGGGGCATTCTCGGCGAAGTTACTGCTTGCCGGTGCAGGGATGGAACGCAGCCCATTCATCGGCTTCCGACTTGCCTGGGATGGTCCGCGATGA
- the murA gene encoding UDP-N-acetylglucosamine 1-carboxyvinyltransferase, whose amino-acid sequence MGSVLTIRGGVPLAGKVTVRGAKNLVPKAMVAALLGNAPSVLRNVPEIKDVDVVTSLLKLHGVEVTKDEVTGDLTMDPANAKMAASKDIDAHAGDSRIPILFCGPLMHSIGEAFIPDLGGCKIGDRPIDYHLQVLRNFGAVVDKRPGGISISAPKGLHGAKLELPYPSVGATEQVLLTATRAEGITELRGAAVEPEIMDLIAVLQKMGAIIAVQTDRTIRIEGVKELAGFNHKAISDRNETASWASAALVTRGDIYVEGARQLDLTAFLNTYRKIGGAFDVNDDGIRFYHPGGKLSPLVLETDVHPGFMTDWQQPLVVALTQAEGVSIVHETVYENRFGFTDALVRMGANIQVHRECLGSVPCRFGQRNFLHSAVISGPVQLRGTDIDVPDLRGGFSHLIAALAANGTSRVTGIELINRGYERFQDKLEGLGADFDVAQIDDAAQNATSGTGR is encoded by the coding sequence ATGGGTAGCGTTCTGACAATCCGTGGTGGTGTCCCTCTCGCAGGCAAGGTGACCGTCCGCGGCGCCAAGAACCTGGTGCCGAAAGCAATGGTCGCGGCCCTGCTGGGCAACGCGCCGTCGGTGCTTCGGAACGTACCGGAGATCAAGGATGTAGACGTCGTAACCAGCTTGCTGAAGCTGCATGGCGTTGAGGTGACCAAGGATGAGGTGACCGGGGATCTCACCATGGATCCCGCGAACGCCAAGATGGCGGCCTCGAAGGACATCGACGCGCACGCCGGGGATTCGCGCATTCCCATTCTTTTCTGTGGCCCCCTCATGCACAGCATCGGCGAAGCGTTCATCCCGGACCTCGGCGGCTGCAAGATCGGTGACCGCCCCATCGACTACCACCTGCAGGTGTTGCGGAACTTCGGTGCCGTTGTCGACAAGCGGCCCGGTGGCATCTCCATCTCCGCCCCGAAGGGACTGCACGGCGCCAAGCTCGAGCTGCCGTACCCGAGCGTGGGTGCCACGGAGCAGGTCCTGCTGACCGCAACGCGCGCCGAGGGCATCACCGAGCTGAGGGGCGCCGCCGTCGAGCCGGAGATCATGGATCTCATTGCCGTGCTGCAGAAGATGGGCGCCATCATCGCCGTGCAGACTGACCGCACCATCCGGATCGAGGGCGTCAAGGAACTTGCCGGCTTCAATCACAAGGCCATTTCGGACCGAAACGAGACAGCTTCCTGGGCCTCGGCCGCACTGGTCACCCGGGGGGACATCTACGTTGAGGGCGCCCGCCAGCTGGACCTCACCGCGTTCCTGAATACTTACCGCAAGATCGGCGGGGCGTTTGACGTGAACGACGACGGCATCCGCTTCTACCACCCGGGCGGCAAGCTCTCGCCGCTCGTCCTCGAGACGGACGTCCACCCCGGCTTCATGACGGACTGGCAGCAGCCTCTCGTGGTCGCGCTGACGCAGGCCGAGGGCGTTTCGATCGTCCACGAGACCGTGTATGAGAACCGGTTCGGCTTCACCGATGCCCTGGTCCGCATGGGTGCCAACATCCAGGTGCACCGCGAATGCCTCGGCAGCGTGCCGTGCCGGTTCGGACAGCGGAACTTCCTGCACTCGGCCGTCATTTCCGGCCCGGTGCAGCTGCGCGGAACCGACATCGATGTGCCGGACCTCCGGGGCGGCTTCAGCCACCTCATCGCGGCGCTGGCAGCAAACGGAACCTCGCGGGTGACCGGTATTGAGCTGATCAACCGCGGGTACGAGCGCTTCCAGGACAAGCTCGAGGGCCTTGGCGCGGATTTCGATGTCGCGCAGATCGACGACGCCGCACAGAACGCCACCTCCGGGACCGGCCGCTAG
- a CDS encoding SRPBCC family protein, with product MITVSGSVKSDLSPERAFAYLSQFEHTSEWDPGTPVVEKRSQGPVAVGHRYHAEAEFRGKRNPIEYEVIELEGNHIKLRGENKSVTAFDSIDVKPDGTGCEVTYTAEFAVKGPAKILQPFLKPAFNSLRDPALNGLKQKLQSLT from the coding sequence ATGATTACGGTAAGTGGTTCAGTGAAGTCCGACCTGTCACCCGAGCGCGCTTTCGCCTACCTCTCGCAATTCGAGCACACGAGCGAATGGGATCCGGGTACGCCCGTGGTGGAGAAACGTTCCCAGGGCCCGGTCGCAGTGGGGCACCGATACCACGCTGAGGCCGAGTTCAGGGGCAAGCGGAACCCGATCGAGTACGAGGTTATCGAGCTCGAGGGCAACCACATCAAGCTCCGTGGCGAGAACAAGAGCGTCACGGCGTTCGACTCGATCGATGTCAAGCCCGACGGGACGGGCTGCGAAGTGACGTACACGGCGGAGTTCGCTGTGAAGGGACCGGCAAAGATTTTGCAGCCGTTCCTGAAACCGGCGTTCAACTCCCTGCGGGATCCTGCGCTCAACGGATTGAAGCAGAAGCTGCAGTCGCTGACTTAG
- a CDS encoding lysophospholipid acyltransferase family protein: protein MKEPFSSRATFAVLATILRPLMNAMMSKEWKGAENLPRSTGFIVCPNHVTEIDPVVVGHFLYNNKVLPHFLAKASLFKVPVVGAALRATLQVPVERTTAGANRSLDIAKEAIEAGGGIIIYPEGTLTRDPDMWPMKGRTGAARLALQTGAPVVPIAHWGAHEVFPRYAKRLYLFPRKTSRVLVGKPVDLSEFQGGPITRSTLDAATERIMEDLTALVAELRGKTPPTERWDPAAKKQKRTGRNFETPQGEAQ, encoded by the coding sequence ATGAAGGAACCTTTCTCCTCGCGCGCGACGTTCGCGGTGCTCGCCACCATTCTTCGGCCGCTCATGAACGCCATGATGTCCAAGGAATGGAAGGGTGCCGAGAACCTGCCGCGCAGCACGGGGTTCATCGTGTGCCCAAACCACGTCACCGAGATCGATCCCGTGGTGGTAGGCCACTTCCTCTACAACAACAAGGTCCTTCCGCACTTCCTCGCCAAGGCGTCCCTGTTCAAGGTTCCCGTGGTCGGGGCGGCACTGCGCGCCACCCTGCAGGTACCGGTTGAGCGCACCACGGCGGGAGCCAACCGCTCCCTCGATATCGCCAAAGAGGCAATCGAGGCCGGTGGCGGGATCATCATCTACCCGGAAGGGACGCTGACGCGGGATCCGGACATGTGGCCGATGAAGGGCCGGACCGGCGCCGCCCGCCTGGCCCTCCAGACCGGCGCGCCTGTGGTCCCGATTGCCCACTGGGGAGCGCACGAGGTTTTCCCGCGCTACGCCAAGCGGCTCTACCTGTTCCCGCGCAAGACCTCCCGCGTGCTGGTGGGCAAGCCTGTGGACCTCTCGGAGTTCCAGGGCGGCCCAATTACGCGGAGTACGCTGGATGCGGCAACGGAACGCATCATGGAAGATTTGACGGCGCTTGTTGCCGAGCTGCGCGGGAAGACCCCGCCCACCGAGCGCTGGGATCCGGCCGCGAAGAAACAGAAGCGGACCGGGCGAAACTTCGAGACCCCTCAGGGTGAGGCTCAGTGA
- a CDS encoding NAD(P)H-dependent glycerol-3-phosphate dehydrogenase — protein MTRRPPAVVAVLGAGSWGTTFAKVLADAGKRHGTQVRLWARREDIAEEVNTHHTNSQYLAETVLPGNITCSTDVAAVLADVELVVIAVPAQSLRSQLGGWKPLISPDAVVVSLMKGLEVGTDDRMSQVLAGELGLPAERIAVVSGPNLAMEIARQEPTASVVACPDPEVATWIAAACTASYFRPYTNTDVVGVEIGGIVKNVIALAVGICEGKQMGDNTKASVITRGLAETTRLAVALGAEAETMAGLAGMGDLIATCSSSLSRNHTAGRLLGQGLTLDEVTAHMNQTAEGIKSAQAVLDLARQLRVDMPITASVVAVLQGNLSVHDLGPRLLARELKSEGEL, from the coding sequence GTGACGCGTCGGCCTCCCGCCGTCGTCGCCGTCCTGGGGGCCGGCAGTTGGGGGACCACGTTCGCCAAAGTGCTTGCCGACGCCGGGAAGCGGCACGGTACGCAGGTACGGTTGTGGGCGCGCCGCGAGGACATCGCTGAGGAAGTCAACACCCACCACACCAACAGCCAGTATCTGGCCGAGACGGTTCTGCCCGGCAACATCACGTGCTCCACGGATGTCGCGGCCGTGCTGGCGGACGTTGAGCTCGTGGTGATCGCAGTTCCCGCCCAGTCGCTGCGGTCCCAGCTGGGTGGGTGGAAGCCGCTGATCTCGCCTGACGCCGTCGTCGTTTCCCTCATGAAGGGCCTTGAGGTGGGCACCGATGACCGCATGAGCCAGGTGCTTGCCGGTGAATTGGGTCTGCCTGCGGAGCGCATCGCGGTGGTTTCCGGTCCGAACCTCGCCATGGAGATCGCGCGGCAGGAGCCCACGGCGTCTGTGGTGGCGTGTCCGGACCCCGAGGTGGCGACGTGGATCGCGGCTGCCTGCACGGCGTCGTACTTCCGGCCCTACACCAACACGGACGTGGTGGGGGTGGAAATCGGTGGGATCGTGAAGAATGTGATCGCGCTGGCTGTGGGTATCTGCGAGGGCAAGCAGATGGGCGACAATACCAAGGCCTCTGTCATCACGCGCGGGCTCGCCGAAACCACCCGCCTTGCAGTGGCTCTTGGCGCGGAGGCGGAGACAATGGCGGGGCTCGCCGGTATGGGGGACCTGATCGCCACCTGCTCGTCCTCGCTGTCACGGAACCATACGGCCGGCCGCCTGCTCGGCCAGGGCCTCACGCTCGATGAAGTCACCGCCCATATGAACCAGACCGCCGAGGGCATCAAGTCCGCGCAGGCCGTATTGGACCTCGCGCGTCAACTGCGCGTCGATATGCCGATCACCGCTAGTGTTGTTGCCGTGCTGCAGGGCAACCTGTCGGTACACGATCTCGGCCCGCGCCTGCTGGCCCGCGAACTGAAATCCGAAGGCGAACTGTGA
- a CDS encoding aldolase/citrate lyase family protein, whose translation MTLLTALYVPGNRPDRFGKAVGAGADMVILDLEDSVPRADKTSARAAVVRWLESRHPTDRDPVFQIRINPGDAADLEAVADLPPTVELRLPKATQPDDMDAIRGRAVTALLENALGVENAFAIARHPAVTRVALGESDLASELGSDSDAVLDFARLRLVFAARAAGIEAPMMSVYPRIQDAEGLLRDTVHGLTLGMVGRTAVHPTQLAIIREAHRPSTDELSWAESVQIAMATDGVRTLPDGSMVDPAMIGRAEQILVRHRAIPPEDS comes from the coding sequence GTGACTTTGTTGACCGCGCTTTATGTTCCGGGGAACCGTCCCGATCGGTTCGGTAAAGCGGTGGGCGCCGGCGCGGACATGGTCATCCTTGATCTGGAGGACTCTGTGCCCCGGGCAGACAAGACTTCGGCGAGGGCCGCCGTCGTGCGGTGGCTCGAAAGCCGCCATCCAACGGACCGCGACCCTGTGTTCCAGATTCGGATCAATCCTGGTGACGCCGCTGATCTTGAGGCTGTTGCGGACTTGCCTCCAACCGTGGAACTGCGCCTACCCAAGGCCACCCAGCCCGATGACATGGACGCTATTCGTGGGCGAGCAGTCACCGCGTTACTGGAGAATGCGCTCGGCGTGGAGAATGCATTCGCGATTGCAAGGCACCCGGCGGTGACGCGGGTGGCACTGGGAGAATCCGATCTCGCGAGCGAGCTGGGAAGCGACAGCGACGCGGTGCTCGATTTCGCCCGCCTTCGGTTGGTTTTCGCTGCTAGGGCGGCCGGGATTGAAGCGCCGATGATGTCGGTGTATCCGCGGATACAGGATGCGGAAGGGCTGCTGCGGGACACCGTTCACGGGCTCACGCTCGGAATGGTGGGGCGAACGGCCGTGCATCCAACGCAGTTGGCTATCATTCGTGAGGCCCACCGTCCTTCCACAGACGAGCTGAGCTGGGCTGAGTCGGTCCAGATTGCGATGGCGACCGACGGGGTGAGAACCCTGCCGGACGGTTCGATGGTCGATCCGGCGATGATCGGCCGTGCCGAACAGATCCTGGTACGGCATCGGGCAATCCCGCCGGAGGACTCCTAG